In one window of Limnohabitans sp. MORI2 DNA:
- the arfB gene encoding alternative ribosome rescue aminoacyl-tRNA hydrolase ArfB, with protein MHIQESEVEITAIRAQGAGGQNVNKVSSAIHLRFDVKASSLPDDVKARLLSLSDHRITQEGVVVIKAQEHRSQDMNRMEAFARLYDLVQSVAKPPKKRKPTKPTYASQQRRLESKKKASAIKSNRGRVV; from the coding sequence ATGCACATCCAAGAGTCTGAAGTTGAAATCACGGCCATTCGTGCGCAGGGCGCGGGAGGGCAAAACGTCAACAAGGTCTCTAGCGCAATTCATTTGCGCTTTGATGTGAAGGCCTCGTCGTTGCCAGACGATGTGAAAGCCCGTTTGTTGTCGTTGTCCGATCACCGCATCACACAAGAGGGTGTGGTGGTCATCAAAGCACAAGAGCATCGCAGCCAAGACATGAATCGCATGGAAGCCTTTGCGCGTTTGTATGACTTGGTGCAGAGTGTGGCCAAGCCGCCTAAAAAACGCAAACCGACCAAGCCAACGTATGCCTCGCAACAGCGTCGCTTAGAGAGCAAGAAAAAAGCCTCGGCGATCAAATCGAACCGAGGCCGTGTGGTTTAA
- a CDS encoding FKBP-type peptidyl-prolyl cis-trans isomerase translates to MNTTPSGLQYIDNVVGDGAEAAAGQHVSVHYTGWLYKDGEQGAKFDSSRDRNDPFDFPLGAGMVIKGWDEGVQGMKIGGQRTLIIPPELGYGARGAGGVIPPNATLKFDVELLGLE, encoded by the coding sequence ATGAACACGACCCCTTCCGGCCTGCAATACATCGACAACGTGGTGGGCGACGGCGCTGAAGCCGCCGCTGGCCAGCACGTGAGCGTGCACTACACCGGCTGGCTTTACAAAGACGGAGAGCAAGGTGCCAAATTCGACTCCAGCCGCGACCGCAATGACCCGTTTGACTTCCCATTGGGCGCAGGCATGGTCATCAAGGGCTGGGACGAAGGCGTGCAAGGCATGAAGATTGGCGGCCAACGCACCCTCATCATCCCGCCAGAGCTGGGCTACGGCGCACGCGGCGCGGGCGGTGTGATTCCACCCAACGCCACTTTGAAGTTCGACGTCGAGCTGCTCGGCCTCGAATAA
- a CDS encoding tripartite tricarboxylate transporter substrate binding protein yields the protein MGCMLSALAQTYPTKPLRIVVPFGAGGVADLTARTVAQKMSEGLGQSVVIDNRPGAGGIVAAEMVAKAEPDGYTLLLMSNANAVSAGLFKALPFDPVKDFTPVSLMGTFDLAIVTSAESRFQTLPELLSWAKANPGKLNIGSINIGSTQHLTAELFKSVAGLDAQVVPFNGTPAVMTALRGGQIDVAVEVLSPVLPQIKGGALRALAVTGQKRNAALPQVPTAKEGGVPNLVSTSWNGLGVPAKTPQAVVERLNKEVNAALQTPAVRQKLLELNVEPHPSTVPQAQEWLQTEIKRWGDVIQRAGIQKQ from the coding sequence ATGGGCTGCATGTTGTCTGCACTGGCGCAAACTTACCCAACGAAGCCTTTGCGCATCGTGGTGCCCTTTGGGGCAGGTGGTGTGGCTGATCTGACGGCGCGCACCGTGGCACAAAAAATGTCGGAAGGCTTGGGCCAATCGGTGGTGATTGATAACCGCCCAGGGGCGGGCGGCATTGTGGCGGCCGAGATGGTGGCCAAGGCCGAGCCAGATGGCTATACGCTCTTGCTGATGTCCAACGCCAACGCCGTGAGTGCTGGCCTTTTCAAAGCCTTGCCTTTTGACCCCGTGAAAGACTTTACGCCCGTGTCTTTGATGGGCACGTTCGACTTGGCCATTGTCACCAGCGCTGAGTCACGTTTTCAAACCTTGCCCGAGTTGCTGTCGTGGGCCAAAGCCAATCCGGGCAAGCTCAACATTGGCAGCATCAACATCGGCAGCACACAGCATTTGACGGCGGAGTTGTTTAAATCAGTGGCCGGTCTGGATGCGCAGGTCGTGCCATTCAATGGCACACCTGCCGTGATGACGGCGTTACGTGGTGGCCAGATTGATGTGGCGGTTGAGGTGCTCAGCCCTGTGTTGCCTCAAATTAAAGGTGGCGCCTTGCGCGCCTTGGCCGTGACGGGGCAAAAACGCAACGCCGCTTTGCCTCAAGTGCCAACAGCCAAAGAGGGTGGGGTACCCAACTTGGTCTCGACTTCGTGGAACGGCTTGGGTGTGCCAGCCAAAACACCACAAGCCGTGGTGGAACGTTTGAACAAGGAGGTCAACGCTGCCTTGCAAACACCTGCCGTACGCCAAAAATTGTTGGAGTTGAATGTGGAGCCGCATCCCAGTACCGTGCCGCAAGCCCAAGAGTGGTTGCAAACCGAAATCAAGCGCTGGGGTGATGTGATTCAACGCGCTGGCATTCAAAAACAATAA
- a CDS encoding AEC family transporter, which produces MLNILTITGPIYLSIGLGFAATRRGMFSKVDGQVLGRFVLNFGLPAMLFNALAQRNFSEVMNPNYLLAYGAGSMLSFAIGFAVWRLWRKKSLAESGMVAMGVSCSNSGYVGYPILLQFLGPAAGLGLALTVLIENLLTIPLALAIAESGEAEHLSWQRTIFESLKRMAKIPMMQAIVVGLVFSIFGWHLPEVLSKTVNLFAASTAAIALFVNGGSLVGMRVIGLLQEVRWIAMGKLVVHPLAVALMLMVVGPIEPSLKISAVLLAGMPMLGIYPLLAQRHGQEGFCAAALLVTTIVSFFTISLVLWGMGELPGWHV; this is translated from the coding sequence ATGCTCAATATCCTTACCATCACCGGTCCCATTTATTTGTCGATCGGCTTAGGCTTTGCCGCGACCCGTCGCGGCATGTTTAGCAAGGTCGATGGCCAAGTCCTCGGGCGCTTTGTGCTGAACTTTGGGCTGCCTGCCATGCTGTTTAACGCATTGGCACAGCGTAATTTTTCAGAGGTCATGAACCCTAACTATTTGCTGGCGTATGGCGCAGGTTCTATGTTGTCGTTCGCCATCGGGTTTGCGGTGTGGCGACTGTGGCGAAAAAAATCGTTGGCCGAGAGTGGGATGGTGGCCATGGGCGTGAGCTGTTCGAACAGCGGCTATGTGGGCTATCCCATCCTGTTGCAGTTCTTGGGGCCCGCAGCAGGCTTGGGCTTGGCGTTGACGGTGTTGATTGAGAATTTACTCACGATTCCCTTGGCTTTGGCGATTGCAGAGAGTGGCGAGGCCGAGCATTTGTCTTGGCAACGCACCATCTTTGAGAGTTTGAAGCGCATGGCAAAGATTCCCATGATGCAGGCCATTGTGGTGGGCTTGGTGTTTTCCATATTTGGCTGGCATTTGCCAGAGGTTTTGTCGAAAACGGTCAATCTGTTTGCCGCCTCTACCGCAGCCATCGCTTTGTTTGTCAATGGCGGCTCGTTGGTGGGTATGCGTGTGATCGGATTGCTTCAAGAGGTGCGGTGGATTGCAATGGGCAAGTTGGTGGTACACCCCTTGGCGGTGGCCCTCATGCTCATGGTGGTGGGTCCGATTGAACCGAGCTTGAAAATTTCTGCCGTGTTGTTGGCTGGCATGCCCATGCTGGGCATTTATCCCTTGTTGGCGCAACGCCATGGTCAAGAGGGGTTTTGTGCTGCGGCTTTGTTGGTCACCACCATCGTGTCGTTTTTCACCATCAGTTTGGTGTTGTGGGGCATGGGTGAGTTGCCAGGATGGCATGTCTAA
- the selD gene encoding selenide, water dikinase SelD, producing the protein MSTPSSATPPRLTSLSHGGGCGCKIAPGVLSEILKSTSAMPIPPQLLVGIETADDAAVYQLNDEQALIATTDFFMPIVDDPFDFGRIAATNAISDVYAMGGTPIMALALVGMPVNVLPPETIGKILDGGQSVCREAGIPIAGGHTIDSVEPIYGLVALGLVHPKRIKRNADARVGDRLILGKPLGVGVLSAALKKNALSPEGYAQMIANTTQLNTPGAALPALNGVHAMTDVTGFGLAGHALEMARGCQHTVQLNMSQVPLLHGVRALAEQGMLTGASGRNWSAYGHEVQLGTDCNAIDQALLTDPQTSGGLLVACASESVAEVLAVFAQHGFAQACEVGEITHSVESGARLVVR; encoded by the coding sequence ATGAGCACCCCATCCTCCGCCACACCTCCCCGCTTAACCAGCCTCTCGCACGGTGGAGGGTGTGGATGCAAAATTGCGCCAGGCGTACTCAGTGAGATTTTGAAAAGCACGAGCGCCATGCCGATTCCACCGCAGTTGCTGGTGGGCATTGAAACCGCTGACGATGCGGCGGTTTACCAGCTCAATGATGAGCAAGCGCTGATTGCCACCACCGACTTTTTCATGCCCATCGTCGACGATCCATTTGACTTTGGTCGCATTGCCGCGACCAACGCCATCAGCGATGTGTACGCGATGGGCGGCACACCCATCATGGCATTGGCTTTGGTGGGTATGCCTGTGAATGTGCTGCCCCCAGAGACGATTGGCAAAATTTTGGATGGCGGTCAAAGCGTGTGCCGCGAAGCCGGTATTCCGATTGCCGGTGGCCACACCATTGATTCCGTCGAACCGATTTACGGTTTGGTGGCCTTAGGCTTGGTGCATCCCAAACGCATCAAACGCAACGCAGATGCTCGCGTCGGTGATCGCCTAATTTTGGGCAAGCCACTGGGCGTGGGCGTGCTATCTGCCGCGCTCAAAAAAAATGCACTCAGCCCTGAAGGCTATGCCCAGATGATTGCCAACACCACCCAACTCAACACGCCTGGGGCAGCATTGCCAGCACTGAACGGCGTGCATGCCATGACCGATGTGACTGGCTTTGGGTTGGCGGGTCACGCACTCGAAATGGCGCGTGGTTGCCAACACACCGTACAGCTGAACATGAGCCAAGTCCCTCTACTTCATGGCGTTCGCGCACTCGCCGAGCAGGGCATGCTCACAGGCGCATCAGGTCGCAACTGGTCAGCCTATGGTCACGAGGTTCAATTGGGCACTGATTGCAATGCGATTGACCAAGCCCTGCTGACTGACCCTCAAACCAGCGGCGGTTTATTGGTGGCTTGCGCATCCGAATCAGTCGCCGAGGTACTGGCGGTATTTGCGCAACATGGTTTTGCACAGGCTTGTGAAGTCGGCGAAATCACACATTCAGTTGAAAGTGGTGCACGGTTAGTCGTGCGTTGA
- a CDS encoding CapA family protein, which produces MMRTVRWGVLACWVAGTTWVCAQTASAEREQVVSVVFAGDIMLDGAPLRAMRKGQDPFAGVAHLFRGADLRLGNLECVVATVGSPEPEKPNVFRVPPKSLNYLRRHFDAVGLANNHSGDYGPQALAQMLGLLKRSGLGYYGGGHNLKEAHTPLILERRGVRIAVLGYDEFQPRSFEADHDRPGVAWSEDEQVVRDIVDARRVWKADVVIAVMHWGWEESTANARQRALAKLMIDAGADAVVGGHPHQLQDTEAYKGKPIFYSLGNFVFEGFSDPIHNVAWAVRLELDRQGVRSWQAHEIQIDRAGLPHAGKQPVQRVTLR; this is translated from the coding sequence ATGATGCGTACGGTCCGATGGGGTGTGCTGGCCTGTTGGGTTGCAGGGACAACCTGGGTCTGTGCACAAACGGCATCAGCTGAGCGTGAGCAGGTCGTATCTGTGGTGTTTGCCGGCGACATCATGTTGGATGGCGCACCTCTACGTGCCATGCGCAAAGGCCAAGATCCATTTGCGGGCGTGGCGCATCTGTTTCGTGGAGCTGATTTGAGATTGGGCAATTTAGAGTGTGTGGTGGCGACGGTTGGCTCGCCGGAGCCCGAAAAACCGAATGTGTTCCGAGTGCCGCCCAAGAGTTTGAACTATCTACGCCGCCACTTTGATGCGGTGGGGCTTGCCAATAACCATTCGGGCGACTACGGGCCGCAAGCATTGGCTCAGATGTTGGGTTTGCTCAAACGCTCGGGTCTCGGCTATTACGGCGGTGGCCACAACCTCAAAGAGGCTCACACGCCACTCATCTTGGAGCGTCGTGGGGTGCGCATTGCTGTGTTGGGCTACGACGAATTTCAGCCGCGCAGCTTTGAAGCCGATCATGATCGCCCTGGTGTGGCTTGGAGCGAGGATGAGCAAGTGGTACGTGACATTGTGGATGCCCGCCGCGTGTGGAAGGCCGATGTCGTGATCGCTGTCATGCACTGGGGCTGGGAGGAGTCCACGGCCAACGCGCGCCAACGTGCCTTGGCGAAATTGATGATTGATGCAGGTGCAGATGCTGTGGTGGGTGGTCATCCCCATCAGTTGCAAGATACCGAAGCCTACAAAGGCAAGCCTATTTTTTACAGCTTAGGCAATTTTGTGTTTGAAGGATTTAGCGACCCCATCCACAATGTGGCGTGGGCGGTGCGCTTGGAACTCGACCGCCAAGGTGTGCGTAGCTGGCAAGCCCATGAAATTCAAATTGATCGCGCTGGTTTGCCGCATGCTGGCAAGCAACCTGTTCAACGTGTGACATTACGTTGA
- a CDS encoding spermidine synthase: MNFLDELNLAGVLAACLVAMLLGAWLARKQARAFKGQTHNGHPAVTFSDYGDMRFLHLDTPAVQGSMKLSQPFDIHLEYVQRMMAWLLFVELHQVPRLQAMQLGLGAASLTKFCHHHLKMRTAAVELNPQVIETCRRWFHLPENSAQLNVLLGDAADIARHPEWQQQIDVLQVDLYAPEARRPVLDSADFYRDCHRLLTPSGCMVVNVFGAASNVNESIANIKASFGDNSVWAFAPTTAGNSIVLAFRTPYDVSDSDMLEQAHTIEARWPLPATKWLNALARVA, translated from the coding sequence ATGAATTTCTTAGATGAGCTGAATTTGGCTGGTGTCTTGGCTGCATGCTTGGTGGCCATGTTGTTGGGAGCTTGGCTGGCCAGAAAACAGGCTCGCGCATTCAAAGGGCAAACCCACAATGGGCATCCGGCCGTGACGTTTTCAGATTACGGTGACATGCGTTTTTTGCACTTAGACACCCCTGCTGTGCAAGGCTCGATGAAACTCAGCCAGCCTTTTGATATTCATCTGGAGTATGTACAACGGATGATGGCTTGGTTGTTGTTCGTAGAGCTTCATCAGGTTCCACGCTTGCAAGCCATGCAATTGGGGTTAGGTGCCGCCTCACTGACAAAATTTTGTCATCATCACCTGAAGATGCGCACCGCGGCTGTGGAGCTCAATCCACAGGTGATTGAGACCTGTCGGCGTTGGTTTCATCTCCCAGAAAACTCTGCACAACTGAATGTATTGCTTGGGGATGCGGCTGATATTGCTCGACACCCTGAATGGCAACAGCAAATAGACGTGCTTCAGGTCGACTTATATGCCCCCGAGGCTCGCCGTCCCGTGCTCGACAGTGCAGACTTCTATCGTGATTGCCATCGCTTGCTCACACCCAGTGGTTGCATGGTGGTGAATGTGTTTGGGGCAGCCTCCAATGTGAACGAGAGCATTGCCAATATCAAAGCATCGTTTGGAGACAACTCTGTCTGGGCGTTCGCGCCAACGACGGCAGGCAACAGCATCGTCCTTGCATTTCGCACGCCGTATGATGTTTCTGACAGTGACATGCTTGAACAAGCCCACACGATTGAAGCAAGGTGGCCACTACCGGCTACCAAATGGCTCAACGCCTTAGCGCGCGTTGCCTAG